The Doryrhamphus excisus isolate RoL2022-K1 chromosome 1, RoL_Dexc_1.0, whole genome shotgun sequence genome includes a window with the following:
- the dnajb14 gene encoding dnaJ homolog subfamily B member 14 — translation MEGNRDEAEKCVNIASKAMEAGDNEKALKFLHKAQKLFPTNRAKALLEALTKNGSSAAHGAYRRQAADNAENGGAQTARERTHESGGGESSKGFTQDQLEGVQRIKRCKDYYEVLGVSKEAGDDDLKKAYRKLALKFHPDKNHTPGATEAFKKIGNAYAVLSNPAKRRQYDVTGGEEPSGVGHSHGNGGGFDFHRGFEADITPEDLFNMFFGGGFPSSSSHTFTNGRTSYSHHPDYRQERTEERGDGGFSMFIQLMPIVVLILVSILSQMMVSPPPYSLYSRPSTGQTVKRQTENLHVVYYVTRDFKSEYKGSALQQIEKNVEDDYVSNVRNNCWKERQTKTDLLYAAKVYRDDRMRKKAELMTMDNCKELDRLNNLFRGG, via the exons atggaagGGAACAGAGACGAGGCTGAGAAATGTGTCAACATCGCCTCGAAAGCCATGGAGGCTGGAGACAACGAGAAGGCGCTCAAGTTTCTCCATAAAGCGCAAAAGCTCTTCCCGACAAACAGAGCTAAAG CCTTGTTAGAAGCTTTAACCAAGAACGGGAGCTCAGCAGCTCATGGAGCGTATCGCAGACAGGCTGCGGACAATGCGGAAAACGGCGGCGCACAAACGGCAAGGGAGCGCACGCATGAGTCTGGAGGAGGCGAGTCCTCGAAGGGGTTCACGCAAGACCAGCTGGAAGGCGTTCAAAG AATAAAGCGCTGCAAGGACTACTATGAAGTACTTGGTGTCAGCAAAGAGGCCGGTGATGATGATCTCAAGAAGGCCTACCGAAAACTGGCCCTCAAGTTCCATCCGGACAAAAACCACACCCCTGGAGCAACGGAGGCCTTTAAAA AGATTGGTAATGCATATGCCGTGCTGAGCAACCCGGCCAAAAGACGGCAGTATGACGTCACTGGAGGGGAGGAACCCAGCGGAGTGGGTCACTCTCACGGCAACGGAGGTGGCTTCGACTTCCACAGAGGCTTTGAGGCTGACATCACACCTGAGGACCTCTTCAACATGTTCTTTGGAGGAGGATTCCCTTCAT CGAGCTCACACACCTTCACCAACGGCAGGACGAGCTACAGCCATCACCCAGACTACCGACAAGAGAGGACGGAAGAAAGAGGAGAT GGTGGATTCTCAATGTTCATTCAGCTGATGCCCATCGTGGTCCTGATCTTGGTGTCAATACTCAGCCAGATGATGGTATCCCCTCCTCCATACAGCCTCTACTCTCGACC GTCCACAGGTCAAACGGTAAAGCGGCAGACGGAAAACCTGCATGTAGTCTACTATGTCACCAGAGATTTCAAGTCTGAATATAAAGGATCTGCGTTGCAGcagattgaaaaaaatgtggaggATGACTATGTGTCCAATGTCAGGAATAACTGTTGGAAGGAGAGACAGACAA AAACGGACCTGTTGTATGCCGCCAAGGTGTACAGAGACGACCGCATGCGCAAGAAGGCAGAGCTCATGACCATGGACAACTGCAAGGAGCTGGACAGACTAAATAACCTCTTTAGAGGCGGATGA
- the LOC131124628 gene encoding tetratricopeptide repeat protein 39B-like isoform X1, which produces MDMEEYSQPQMDQDCSSMDALKPQMELEDALKECSIALDLFLNNRFADALALLKPWKSQSMYHAMGYSSILVMQAGMTFDPKDMDSAMESLSESLLTCQRFRRKTGIMETLASLWYRQAPETLTEEEMHAELCYAEVLLQKAALTFLDETIIGFIKGGMRIRNSYQIFKECQAMANASKNLKKKNKTNIHFRGGVNMGIGSFNLMLSLLPARVLKLMEFLGFSGDRELGLSELRAGASSDSLRSILSTLTLLMYHLYISVILGSGDVDLSEAEALLEPFAKRFPNGALIVFYSARIALLKGNITLAQEKFHACIAAQQEWRQIHHLCYWELMWAYSFEQNWREAYHYADLLCKESKWSQAVYVFQKASILSMLPEKEVKKLGENVGDLFREVDGLRMRMAGKSIPTEKFAAKKAQRYTSSKPVKLAVPALEMMYVWNGFTIVGKRADLTESILETLHKAEDDLKYNPDPSEYHLDDQCVVQLLKGLCLRQLGHLDQAEICFNRVIASESDLRYDTYLVPFTMYELGLLHKQRGDIDKAISVIECAKMDYKDYSMESRLHFRIHAVLNSMGSFAAKMPPSRTPA; this is translated from the exons ATGGATATGGAAGAATACTCCCAACCACAG atgGACCAAGACTGTTCCAGTATGGATGCATT AAAACCCCAAATGGAGTTAGAGGACGCATTGAAGGAATGTTCCATCGCCCTGGATCTCTTTCTAAACAACAGGTTTGCTGACGCTTTGGCACTTTTAAAACCCTG GAAGAGCCAGAGCATGTACCACGCCATGGGCTACAGCAGCATCCTGGTGATGCAGGCGGGCATGACCTTTGACCCAAAGGACATGGATAGTGCCATGGAGTCACTGAGCGAGTCCCTGCTGACTTGCCAGAG ATTCAGAAGGAAAACAGGAATAATGGAGACACTGGCTAGTCTCTGGTATAGGCAAGCACCTGAAACCCTGACAGAAG aggAGATGCACGCAGAGCTTTGCTACGCCGAAGTGCTGCTGCAGAAGGCGGCGCTCACCTTTCTTGACGAGACCATCATCGGCTTCATCAAGGGAGGCATGAGGATCCGAAACAGCTATCAGATTTTTAA GGAGTGTCAAGCTATGGCGAATGCCAGTAAGAATTTGAAAAAGAAGAACAAGACAAACATCCACTTCCGAGGAGGTGTCAACATGGGCATTGGATCATTTAATTTG atgCTCTCGCTACTCCCGGCCAGAGTCCTCAAGCTGATGGAGTTTTTGGGTTTCTCAGGTGACAGG GAGTTGGGCTTGTCCGAGTTGCGAGCGGGAGCATCGAGCGACAGTTTGCGCTCCATCCTGAGCACCTTGACTCTGCTCATGTATCACCTTTACATCTCGGTCATTCTGG GCTCCGGTGATGTGGACCTAAGTGAGGCAGAGGCTCTGCTGGAGCCTTTTGCTAAAAGGTTCCCAAAT GGGGCTCTGATCGTTTTCTACAGTGCGAGGATTGCCTTGCTCAAAGGAAACATCACACTG GCTCAAGAAAAGTTCCACGCGTGTATTGCCGCTCAGCAGGAGTGGCGTCAGATCCATCACCTGTGCTACTGGGAGCTGATGTGGGCCTACTCCTTTGAACAGAACTGGAGGGAGGCATACCATTACGCTGACCTGCTCTGTAAAGAAAGCAAGTGGTCACAG GCCGTCTATGTATTTCAGAAGGCCTCCATACTGAGCATGCTCCCAGAGAAGGAAGTGAAAAAACTGGGTGAAAACGTGGGGGACTTATTCAG GGAGGTGGACGgtctgaggatgaggatggcTGGAAAATCCATTCCTACTGAAAAGTTTGCCGCCAAGAAGGCTCAGAGATACACCTCCTCTAAGCCTGTCAAACTAGCCGTCCCAGCTCTG GAGATGATGTATGTGTGGAATGGCTTCACTATCGTTGGCAAACGAGCCGACTTGACCGAAAGCATTCTGGAGACTTTACACAAAGCAGAGGATGACCTCAAGTATAATCCAG ACCCATCAGAATACCACCTGGATGACCAGTGTGTTGTCCAGCTCCTCAAGGGTTTGTGTCTGAGGCAGTTAGGGCACTTGGACCAGGCTGAGATCTGCTTCAACCGTGTCATTGCCAG TGAAAGTGACCTGAGGTATGACACCTACCTGGTGCCGTTCACCATGTACGAGCTGGGCCTGCTACACAAGCAGAGAGGCGACATCGACAAAGCCATCTCTGTCATCGAATGCGCCAA gatggaCTACAAGGACTACAGCATGGAGTCACGGTTACACTTCCGCATCCACGCTGTGCTCAATAGCATGGGCTCCTTTGCAGCTAAAATGCCACCCTCGCGTACACCAGCTTGA
- the LOC131124628 gene encoding tetratricopeptide repeat protein 39B-like isoform X2: MDQDCSSMDALKPQMELEDALKECSIALDLFLNNRFADALALLKPWKSQSMYHAMGYSSILVMQAGMTFDPKDMDSAMESLSESLLTCQRFRRKTGIMETLASLWYRQAPETLTEEEMHAELCYAEVLLQKAALTFLDETIIGFIKGGMRIRNSYQIFKECQAMANASKNLKKKNKTNIHFRGGVNMGIGSFNLMLSLLPARVLKLMEFLGFSGDRELGLSELRAGASSDSLRSILSTLTLLMYHLYISVILGSGDVDLSEAEALLEPFAKRFPNGALIVFYSARIALLKGNITLAQEKFHACIAAQQEWRQIHHLCYWELMWAYSFEQNWREAYHYADLLCKESKWSQAVYVFQKASILSMLPEKEVKKLGENVGDLFREVDGLRMRMAGKSIPTEKFAAKKAQRYTSSKPVKLAVPALEMMYVWNGFTIVGKRADLTESILETLHKAEDDLKYNPDPSEYHLDDQCVVQLLKGLCLRQLGHLDQAEICFNRVIASESDLRYDTYLVPFTMYELGLLHKQRGDIDKAISVIECAKMDYKDYSMESRLHFRIHAVLNSMGSFAAKMPPSRTPA; this comes from the exons atgGACCAAGACTGTTCCAGTATGGATGCATT AAAACCCCAAATGGAGTTAGAGGACGCATTGAAGGAATGTTCCATCGCCCTGGATCTCTTTCTAAACAACAGGTTTGCTGACGCTTTGGCACTTTTAAAACCCTG GAAGAGCCAGAGCATGTACCACGCCATGGGCTACAGCAGCATCCTGGTGATGCAGGCGGGCATGACCTTTGACCCAAAGGACATGGATAGTGCCATGGAGTCACTGAGCGAGTCCCTGCTGACTTGCCAGAG ATTCAGAAGGAAAACAGGAATAATGGAGACACTGGCTAGTCTCTGGTATAGGCAAGCACCTGAAACCCTGACAGAAG aggAGATGCACGCAGAGCTTTGCTACGCCGAAGTGCTGCTGCAGAAGGCGGCGCTCACCTTTCTTGACGAGACCATCATCGGCTTCATCAAGGGAGGCATGAGGATCCGAAACAGCTATCAGATTTTTAA GGAGTGTCAAGCTATGGCGAATGCCAGTAAGAATTTGAAAAAGAAGAACAAGACAAACATCCACTTCCGAGGAGGTGTCAACATGGGCATTGGATCATTTAATTTG atgCTCTCGCTACTCCCGGCCAGAGTCCTCAAGCTGATGGAGTTTTTGGGTTTCTCAGGTGACAGG GAGTTGGGCTTGTCCGAGTTGCGAGCGGGAGCATCGAGCGACAGTTTGCGCTCCATCCTGAGCACCTTGACTCTGCTCATGTATCACCTTTACATCTCGGTCATTCTGG GCTCCGGTGATGTGGACCTAAGTGAGGCAGAGGCTCTGCTGGAGCCTTTTGCTAAAAGGTTCCCAAAT GGGGCTCTGATCGTTTTCTACAGTGCGAGGATTGCCTTGCTCAAAGGAAACATCACACTG GCTCAAGAAAAGTTCCACGCGTGTATTGCCGCTCAGCAGGAGTGGCGTCAGATCCATCACCTGTGCTACTGGGAGCTGATGTGGGCCTACTCCTTTGAACAGAACTGGAGGGAGGCATACCATTACGCTGACCTGCTCTGTAAAGAAAGCAAGTGGTCACAG GCCGTCTATGTATTTCAGAAGGCCTCCATACTGAGCATGCTCCCAGAGAAGGAAGTGAAAAAACTGGGTGAAAACGTGGGGGACTTATTCAG GGAGGTGGACGgtctgaggatgaggatggcTGGAAAATCCATTCCTACTGAAAAGTTTGCCGCCAAGAAGGCTCAGAGATACACCTCCTCTAAGCCTGTCAAACTAGCCGTCCCAGCTCTG GAGATGATGTATGTGTGGAATGGCTTCACTATCGTTGGCAAACGAGCCGACTTGACCGAAAGCATTCTGGAGACTTTACACAAAGCAGAGGATGACCTCAAGTATAATCCAG ACCCATCAGAATACCACCTGGATGACCAGTGTGTTGTCCAGCTCCTCAAGGGTTTGTGTCTGAGGCAGTTAGGGCACTTGGACCAGGCTGAGATCTGCTTCAACCGTGTCATTGCCAG TGAAAGTGACCTGAGGTATGACACCTACCTGGTGCCGTTCACCATGTACGAGCTGGGCCTGCTACACAAGCAGAGAGGCGACATCGACAAAGCCATCTCTGTCATCGAATGCGCCAA gatggaCTACAAGGACTACAGCATGGAGTCACGGTTACACTTCCGCATCCACGCTGTGCTCAATAGCATGGGCTCCTTTGCAGCTAAAATGCCACCCTCGCGTACACCAGCTTGA
- the snapc3 gene encoding snRNA-activating protein complex subunit 3 isoform X2, which produces MAAPTTTVEHNPNIPDYEPGDGNTKTFHVDSFRKEWLNRLKQSEYSYKPENEDTFHANFAREMGVSVDLMRELKDVCSTAALHCHPEDQQPDPEVVPEDASLKTLIERKKHQDYKASLKIGKSRHDLYADEQARLFVAIRPESLEHLIPEGEVILTINAYYPATFEKFVYVRPHVTLLLLGSQSLTELRDAICCASDLQVSGELSNTPEMAPDFISKDHFKSAFFFFEGVFYNDMRYPECRDISETTIKWAKANKFPPYRKAKMEDTKFADLEIKVGFPYLYCHQGDCEHVVIITDADSQGRLPGPEAVPALDTQAPGLDA; this is translated from the exons ATGGCGGCGCCAACAACTACAGTGGAGCACAATCCAAACATCCCAGACTACGAACCCGGCGATGGAAATACAAAAACGTTCCACGTCGACTCGTTCAGAAAGGAATGGCTGAACAGACTAAAACAGTCTGAATATTCTTACAAGCCGGAAAACGAAGACACCTTTCACGCCAACTTTGCCCGTGAGATGGGTGTCAGCGTCGACCTGATGCGGGAACTCAAAGATGTATGCAG CACTGCGGCACTGCATTGCCATCCCGAGGACCAGCAACCTGACCCAGAAGTCGTACCCGAAGATGCATCGCTGAAAACCCTCAT CGAAAGGAAGAAGCATCAAGACTACAAAGCGTCTCTTAAAATTGGCAAGAGCAGACACGACCTTTATGCAGATGAGCAG GCGCGACTGTTCGTGGCGATAAGACCAGAGTCGCTGGAACATCTAATCCCAGAGGGAGAGGTCATTCTGACAATCAACGCCTACTACCCGGCTACTTTTGAAAAG TTTGTCTATGTTAGACCCCACGtgacgctgctgctgctgggctcCCAAAGCCTGACGGAGCTCAGGGATGCCATCTGCTGCGCCAGTGACTTGCAGGTGTCTGGAGAGTTAAGCAACACGCCCGAAATGGCGCCAGACTTCATCAGCAAA GATCACTTCAAGTCGGCCTTCTTTTTCTTTGAAGGAGTGTTCTATAACGATATGAGATACCCCGAGTGTCGCGACATCAGCGA GACCACAATCAAGTGGGCAAAGGCCAACAAATTCCCACCATACCGCAAGGCCAAGATGGAGGACACAAAGTTTGCGGATCTGGAGATCAAAGTGGGCTTCCCGTATCTCTACTGTCATCAAGGAGACTGCGAGCATGTTGTCATCATCACAGAC GCTGATTCACAAGGACGACTGCCTGGACCGGAAGCTGTACCCGCTcttgacacacaagcaccgggTCTTGATGCATAA
- the snapc3 gene encoding snRNA-activating protein complex subunit 3 isoform X1 yields MAAPTTTVEHNPNIPDYEPGDGNTKTFHVDSFRKEWLNRLKQSEYSYKPENEDTFHANFAREMGVSVDLMRELKDVCSTAALHCHPEDQQPDPEVVPEDASLKTLIERKKHQDYKASLKIGKSRHDLYADEQARLFVAIRPESLEHLIPEGEVILTINAYYPATFEKFVYVRPHVTLLLLGSQSLTELRDAICCASDLQVSGELSNTPEMAPDFISKDHFKSAFFFFEGVFYNDMRYPECRDISETTIKWAKANKFPPYRKAKMEDTKFADLEIKVGFPYLYCHQGDCEHVVIITDVRLIHKDDCLDRKLYPLLTHKHRVLMHKCAVCYTFIGRWCTIGDQFAPSNPCLFCDKCFRMLHYDKDGNKLGDFLAYPYVDRGAFS; encoded by the exons ATGGCGGCGCCAACAACTACAGTGGAGCACAATCCAAACATCCCAGACTACGAACCCGGCGATGGAAATACAAAAACGTTCCACGTCGACTCGTTCAGAAAGGAATGGCTGAACAGACTAAAACAGTCTGAATATTCTTACAAGCCGGAAAACGAAGACACCTTTCACGCCAACTTTGCCCGTGAGATGGGTGTCAGCGTCGACCTGATGCGGGAACTCAAAGATGTATGCAG CACTGCGGCACTGCATTGCCATCCCGAGGACCAGCAACCTGACCCAGAAGTCGTACCCGAAGATGCATCGCTGAAAACCCTCAT CGAAAGGAAGAAGCATCAAGACTACAAAGCGTCTCTTAAAATTGGCAAGAGCAGACACGACCTTTATGCAGATGAGCAG GCGCGACTGTTCGTGGCGATAAGACCAGAGTCGCTGGAACATCTAATCCCAGAGGGAGAGGTCATTCTGACAATCAACGCCTACTACCCGGCTACTTTTGAAAAG TTTGTCTATGTTAGACCCCACGtgacgctgctgctgctgggctcCCAAAGCCTGACGGAGCTCAGGGATGCCATCTGCTGCGCCAGTGACTTGCAGGTGTCTGGAGAGTTAAGCAACACGCCCGAAATGGCGCCAGACTTCATCAGCAAA GATCACTTCAAGTCGGCCTTCTTTTTCTTTGAAGGAGTGTTCTATAACGATATGAGATACCCCGAGTGTCGCGACATCAGCGA GACCACAATCAAGTGGGCAAAGGCCAACAAATTCCCACCATACCGCAAGGCCAAGATGGAGGACACAAAGTTTGCGGATCTGGAGATCAAAGTGGGCTTCCCGTATCTCTACTGTCATCAAGGAGACTGCGAGCATGTTGTCATCATCACAGACGTAAG GCTGATTCACAAGGACGACTGCCTGGACCGGAAGCTGTACCCGCTcttgacacacaagcaccgggTCTTGATGCATAAATGTGCCGTTTGCTACACCTTCATTGgaag ATGGTGCACAATCGGCGACCAGTTCGCCCCAAGTAACCCATGTCTGTTTTGCGACAAGTGTTTCCGTATGCTGCACTACGACAAAGACGGAAATAAGCTGGGAGATTTCCTGGCTTATCCCTACGTGGACCGTGGCGCCTTCAGCTAA
- the pla2g12a gene encoding group XIIA secretory phospholipase A2 encodes MFTTSWNNAVFLLVVFWCVPTFVSACRQEAETPDWRMTLKTIRNGIHKIDTYLNAALDLFGGDDGLCHYRCSDGYKPAPRPGYKPPPPNGCGTPLFGFQFQFDVGIPSMTKCCNQHDRCYDTCGRDKHDCDEQFQECLETICRNVQRTLGLAQSVQACESAVTLLFDAVMHLGCKPYLDSQRDSCICQYEVKNEL; translated from the exons ATGTTCACAACAAGCTGGAATAATGCTGTTTTCCTCCTGGTTGTGTTCTGGTGTGTACCGACATTTGTGTCAGCTTGTAGACAAGAAGCGGAGACTCCCGACTGGCGAATGACTCTTAAAACAATTCGTAATGGCATCCATAAGATCGACACTTATCTTAATGCGGCGCTCGACTTGTTTGGAGGCGACGACGGCTTGTGTCATTACCGGTGTAGTGACG GATACAAACCGGCGCCCCGTCCCGGATACAAACCGCCGCCACCCAATGGATGTGGAACACCACTGTTTGGATTCCAG TTTCAGTTCGACGTGGGCATCCCATCCATGACCAAGTGCTGCAACCAGCACGACCGTTGCTATGACACCTGCGGCCGAGACAAGCATGATTGTGACGAGCAGTTCCAGGAGTGCCTGGAGACTATCTGCAGGAACGTGCAAAGGACTCTGGGATTGGCCCAAAGTGTCCAAG CGTGCGAGTCAGCTGTGACTCTGCTGTTTGACGCCGTGATGCATTTAGGATGCAAGCCTTACCTGGACAGCCAGCGGGACTCTTGCATATGTCAGTACGAAGTGAAGAATGAACTGTGA